Proteins co-encoded in one Aquincola tertiaricarbonis genomic window:
- a CDS encoding LysR family transcriptional regulator produces MDQFKAMRTFVRVIDEGSFAGAARSLDVAPAVVTRVVAELEGHLGTRLINRTTRRIALTEIGEQYLERARMILTEVEEAEALASSAQREARGVVRLRVPPAFAVHRVAQLLPAFHKQYPHVTVEINAFGAVDDIDDSQDITILWKRGPLDGEFVARRLARSEVVLCAAPEYLDLHGRPSHPRELSTHKILIPPVSEMQNGLTFYRGVWSEGEPEAEAVSLVRPGPSPMSSLNTDVNYAGALAGLGIAGLPSFIAGDALVEQALERVLPEWQLFTFTLWACMPSRKHVPARTRALLEFLVSSFGGEDRDPWLEAAGCPTLDCEGSAASAQRIGDLAAHA; encoded by the coding sequence ATGGACCAGTTCAAAGCCATGCGCACCTTCGTGCGCGTCATCGACGAAGGCAGCTTTGCCGGCGCCGCCCGTTCGCTGGACGTGGCGCCGGCGGTCGTCACCCGCGTCGTCGCCGAGCTGGAGGGCCACCTGGGCACCCGGCTGATCAACCGCACCACACGCCGCATCGCGCTCACCGAGATCGGCGAGCAGTACCTGGAGCGTGCGCGGATGATCCTGACCGAGGTGGAAGAGGCCGAGGCCCTGGCCAGCAGCGCCCAGCGCGAGGCCCGAGGCGTGGTGCGGCTGCGCGTGCCGCCAGCCTTTGCGGTGCACCGCGTGGCGCAGTTGCTGCCGGCCTTCCACAAGCAGTACCCGCATGTCACGGTGGAGATCAACGCCTTCGGCGCGGTGGACGACATCGACGATTCGCAGGACATCACCATCCTGTGGAAGCGCGGTCCGCTGGACGGCGAATTCGTCGCCCGCCGGCTCGCCCGCAGCGAGGTGGTGCTGTGCGCCGCGCCCGAGTACCTGGACCTGCACGGCCGGCCCAGCCACCCGCGCGAGCTGAGCACGCACAAGATCCTGATCCCGCCGGTCTCGGAGATGCAGAACGGCCTGACCTTCTACCGCGGCGTGTGGAGCGAAGGCGAGCCCGAGGCCGAGGCGGTGTCGCTGGTGCGGCCCGGCCCTTCGCCGATGAGCTCGCTCAACACCGACGTGAACTACGCCGGCGCACTGGCGGGCCTGGGCATCGCCGGGCTGCCGTCCTTCATCGCCGGTGATGCGCTGGTGGAGCAGGCGCTGGAGCGGGTGCTGCCCGAATGGCAGCTGTTCACCTTCACGCTGTGGGCCTGCATGCCTTCGCGCAAGCATGTGCCGGCGCGCACGCGGGCCCTGCTGGAGTTCCTGGTCAGCAGCTTCGGCGGCGAAGACCGCGACCCCTGGCTGGAGGCCGCGGGCTGCCCGACGCTGGATTGCGAGGGTTCGGCTGCCTCAGCGCAACGAATAGGCGATCTCGCCGCGCATGCCTGA
- a CDS encoding glycerophosphodiester phosphodiesterase family protein: MFKAHPLAALALAAATLAAPLAAQAALNTLDGKAPLVIAHRGASGYLPEHTLGGYELAVKMGADYIEPDLQLTKDGQLVAMHDTSLLRTTNVADLYAKRNGGYNVSEFTLAEIKTLTVKPTGGLAATSYQGFTPSSADPYRVPTFQEVIDLAKSQSALTGRQIGLYPEAKQADPLMEDLILSTLVANGYKGSDKVFIQSFSADTVKSIHAKQQALGVDFQLVVLGSANAINNLGLANIAQYADGVGVSITSSGMGQSFIEAAHANQLKVHGYTFSKFDDTAKDQYLQWYGYGIDGVFSNYTDKALAARTEFLAAAVPEPGTWAMFGLGLAGLAVFGRRRAGAAFVR; this comes from the coding sequence ATGTTCAAGGCCCATCCCCTGGCCGCCCTGGCCCTGGCGGCCGCCACGCTGGCCGCGCCGCTGGCTGCGCAGGCCGCGCTCAACACGCTCGACGGCAAGGCCCCGTTGGTCATCGCCCACCGTGGCGCCAGCGGCTACCTGCCCGAGCACACGTTAGGCGGCTATGAGCTGGCGGTGAAGATGGGCGCCGACTACATCGAGCCCGACCTGCAGCTCACCAAGGACGGCCAGCTGGTGGCCATGCACGACACCTCGCTGCTGCGCACCACCAACGTGGCCGATCTGTACGCCAAGCGCAATGGCGGCTACAACGTCTCCGAGTTCACGCTGGCCGAGATCAAGACCCTGACCGTCAAGCCTACCGGCGGCCTGGCCGCCACCAGCTACCAGGGCTTCACGCCCAGCTCGGCCGATCCGTACCGCGTGCCCACCTTCCAGGAAGTGATCGACCTGGCGAAGTCGCAGAGCGCGCTCACCGGCCGCCAGATCGGCCTGTACCCCGAGGCCAAGCAAGCCGATCCGCTGATGGAGGACCTGATCCTCAGCACCTTGGTGGCCAATGGCTACAAGGGCAGCGACAAGGTCTTCATCCAGTCCTTCAGCGCCGACACCGTCAAGAGCATCCATGCCAAGCAGCAGGCGCTGGGCGTGGACTTCCAGCTGGTGGTGCTGGGCAGCGCCAACGCCATCAACAACCTGGGCCTGGCCAACATCGCCCAGTACGCGGATGGCGTGGGTGTGTCCATCACCAGCAGCGGCATGGGCCAGAGCTTCATCGAGGCGGCGCATGCCAACCAGCTGAAGGTGCACGGCTACACCTTCAGCAAGTTCGACGACACCGCCAAGGACCAGTACCTGCAGTGGTACGGCTACGGCATCGACGGCGTGTTCAGCAACTACACCGACAAGGCGCTGGCCGCTCGCACCGAGTTCCTGGCCGCCGCGGTGCCCGAACCCGGCACCTGGGCGATGTTCGGCCTGGGCCTGGCCGGTCTGGCCGTGTTCGGCCGCCGCCGCGCCGGCGCGGCTTTTGTCCGCTGA
- a CDS encoding DctP family TRAP transporter solute-binding subunit encodes MKRRAMNAALSALAVAALGLLGPAAQAQNYKAEYKLSTVVGTAFPWGKGGEIWAELVKQRTNGRINIKLYPGTSLVQGDQTREFTAIRQGVIDLAVGSTINWSPQVKELNLFSLPFLMPDYAAMDAITQGPVGQDLFALVEKAGVVPLAWGENGYREISNSKRDIRKPDDMKGLKIRVVGSPLFIDTFTALGANPTQMSWADAQPALASGAVDGQENPLSIFTAAKLPTVGQKHLTMWGYVADPLIFVVNRDVWQSWTPADREIVKQAAIDAGKQEIELARKGLAEADPAVLKDIAAGGVTVTRLSPAEREAFVAATRPVYDKWKNTIGTPLVTKAEQAIAARKK; translated from the coding sequence ATGAAACGACGTGCGATGAACGCCGCCCTGTCTGCCCTGGCGGTGGCTGCGCTGGGCCTGCTCGGCCCCGCCGCCCAGGCCCAGAACTACAAGGCCGAGTACAAGCTGTCCACCGTGGTGGGCACGGCTTTTCCGTGGGGCAAGGGCGGCGAGATCTGGGCCGAACTGGTGAAGCAGCGCACCAACGGCCGCATCAACATCAAGCTGTACCCGGGCACCTCGCTCGTGCAGGGCGACCAGACGCGCGAATTCACCGCCATCCGCCAGGGTGTGATCGACCTGGCCGTGGGCAGCACCATCAACTGGTCGCCGCAGGTCAAGGAACTCAACCTGTTCTCGCTGCCCTTCCTGATGCCCGACTACGCGGCGATGGACGCCATCACCCAGGGTCCGGTGGGGCAGGACCTGTTCGCGCTGGTGGAAAAGGCCGGCGTGGTGCCGCTGGCCTGGGGTGAGAACGGCTACCGCGAGATCAGCAACAGCAAGCGCGACATCCGCAAGCCCGACGACATGAAGGGCCTGAAGATCCGCGTGGTGGGCTCGCCGCTGTTCATCGATACCTTCACCGCGCTGGGCGCGAACCCCACGCAGATGAGCTGGGCCGACGCGCAGCCCGCGCTGGCCAGCGGCGCGGTGGACGGGCAGGAGAACCCGCTGTCGATCTTCACTGCCGCCAAGCTGCCCACCGTGGGCCAGAAGCACCTGACGATGTGGGGCTACGTGGCCGATCCGCTGATCTTCGTCGTCAACCGCGACGTGTGGCAGAGCTGGACGCCGGCCGATCGCGAGATCGTCAAGCAGGCCGCCATCGATGCGGGCAAGCAGGAGATCGAGCTGGCGCGCAAGGGCCTGGCCGAGGCCGACCCGGCGGTGCTGAAGGACATCGCGGCCGGGGGCGTGACGGTGACGCGCCTGTCGCCCGCCGAACGTGAGGCCTTCGTCGCCGCCACCCGGCCGGTGTACGACAAGTGGAAGAACACCATCGGCACGCCGCTGGTGACCAAGGCCGAGCAGGCCATCGCCGCACGCAAGAAGTAA
- a CDS encoding TRAP transporter large permease, with protein MIAAALFLLFIGLMLLGVPIGVALALGGSLAIGLANPDTMMFGLLAVPQNFYAGLSKYPLLAIPMFVLVGSIFDRSGVAQRLVNFAVAIVGRGPGMLPLVAIAVAMFLGGISGSGPANAAAVGAVMIAAMNRAGYPPAYSASIVGAAAATDILIPPSIAFIVYSVMVPGASVPALFAAGMVPGVLAGIALVVPAVWLARKHGMGTLEAHMPRPAFWPSLLQAAWGLAAPVLILGGMRLGWFTPTEAAVVAVVYGLFVGMVVHRTIGVRDLFPILREGAELSAVILLVVSLAGIFAYALSTLSIIDPVTRAIVNSGLGEYGVLALLIVVMIVAGMFLDGVSIFLIFVPLLLPIANHYRWDLVWFGVLLTLKVALGQFTPPMAVNLMVSCRIARVRMEATVPWVGWLLAAMGSVMLLVIVFPELALWLPRRLGY; from the coding sequence ATGATCGCGGCCGCGCTGTTCCTGCTGTTCATCGGCCTCATGCTGCTGGGCGTGCCCATCGGCGTGGCGCTGGCCCTGGGCGGCTCGCTGGCCATCGGCCTGGCCAACCCGGACACGATGATGTTCGGCCTGCTGGCCGTGCCGCAGAACTTCTATGCCGGCCTTTCCAAGTACCCGCTGCTGGCCATCCCGATGTTCGTGCTGGTGGGTTCCATCTTCGACCGCTCCGGCGTGGCGCAGCGGCTGGTCAACTTCGCGGTGGCCATCGTCGGCCGCGGGCCGGGCATGCTGCCGCTGGTGGCCATCGCGGTGGCCATGTTCCTGGGCGGCATCTCGGGCTCGGGCCCGGCCAATGCGGCGGCGGTGGGCGCGGTGATGATCGCGGCGATGAACCGCGCCGGCTACCCGCCCGCGTACTCGGCCTCGATCGTGGGCGCGGCGGCGGCCACCGACATCCTCATTCCGCCGTCCATCGCCTTCATCGTCTATTCGGTGATGGTGCCGGGCGCCTCGGTGCCGGCGCTGTTCGCGGCCGGCATGGTGCCGGGCGTGCTGGCCGGCATCGCCCTGGTGGTGCCGGCGGTGTGGCTGGCCCGCAAGCACGGCATGGGCACGCTGGAGGCGCACATGCCGCGCCCTGCGTTCTGGCCCAGCCTGCTGCAGGCCGCCTGGGGCCTGGCGGCGCCGGTGCTCATCCTGGGCGGCATGCGGCTGGGCTGGTTCACGCCCACCGAGGCGGCGGTGGTGGCGGTGGTGTACGGCCTTTTCGTCGGCATGGTGGTGCACCGCACGATCGGTGTGCGCGACCTGTTTCCCATCCTGCGGGAAGGCGCCGAGCTGTCGGCCGTGATCCTGCTGGTGGTGTCGCTGGCCGGCATCTTCGCGTACGCGCTGTCCACGCTGTCCATCATCGATCCGGTCACGCGCGCCATCGTCAACTCCGGCCTGGGCGAATACGGCGTGCTGGCGCTGCTGATCGTGGTGATGATCGTCGCGGGCATGTTCCTCGACGGCGTGTCCATCTTCCTCATCTTCGTGCCGCTGCTGCTGCCGATCGCCAACCACTACCGCTGGGACCTGGTGTGGTTCGGCGTGCTGCTCACGCTCAAGGTGGCGCTGGGCCAGTTCACGCCGCCGATGGCGGTGAACCTGATGGTGTCCTGCCGCATTGCCCGCGTGCGCATGGAAGCGACCGTGCCCTGGGTGGGCTGGCTGCTGGCCGCCATGGGCAGCGTGATGCTGCTGGTGATCGTGTTCCCCGAGCTGGCGCTGTGGCTGCCTCGCCGTTTGGGATATTGA
- a CDS encoding TRAP transporter small permease gives METSSPEDGVAPVKVPLALEDWCAVLLMAALVLITFANVVVRYFSNQSFAWTEEISVFLMIVMTLVGGCAAVARDRHIKIEYLLEVGSDVRRLRLRRFGALCTSGFFLLLGGLSVRMVWDEFRYGETTPAIGLPSWWFSIWLPLLSLAIAGRALGLYRRLGAR, from the coding sequence ATGGAGACAAGTTCGCCGGAAGATGGGGTGGCGCCCGTCAAAGTCCCCCTGGCCCTGGAAGACTGGTGCGCCGTGCTCCTCATGGCCGCGCTGGTGCTCATCACCTTCGCCAACGTGGTGGTGCGCTACTTCAGCAACCAGTCCTTTGCCTGGACCGAGGAGATCTCGGTCTTCCTGATGATCGTGATGACGCTGGTCGGCGGCTGCGCCGCCGTGGCGCGCGACCGGCACATCAAGATCGAGTACCTGCTGGAAGTGGGCAGCGATGTGCGCCGCCTGCGGCTGCGGCGCTTCGGCGCGCTGTGCACCAGCGGCTTTTTCCTGCTGCTGGGGGGCCTGAGCGTGCGCATGGTGTGGGACGAGTTCCGCTACGGCGAAACCACGCCCGCCATCGGCCTGCCCTCGTGGTGGTTCTCGATCTGGCTGCCGTTGCTGTCGCTGGCCATCGCCGGCCGCGCCCTGGGCCTGTACCGGCGGCTGGGCGCCCGATGA
- a CDS encoding adenylate/guanylate cyclase domain-containing protein has translation MPLDQAPRRRRRAILVVDVVESVRLMRLHEDAFIGRWRRFTREVQVELLPAHGGRLVKSLGDGMLLDFRDAHAALAAGLALRDFVERHRGGAQDPVAFALRMGLHVAEVIVDELDIYGSGVNLAARLAELSRPGDITISPEARDECVDGLDAVFEDLGEVYLKHIDEPVHAIRVHAGSLHPGMIQSRAWPVDRLDGALASVAVMPFGGLTADSPMGELIADSVIAHLSRSDSLRVISRLSSSALATRSLSSGKIGELLGCDHLLAGRCLAVGSRRLITAELTIAATGEVLWADRIESSEEELLSPDDPVTREIAWQAVRAILERSLRHAVNTPLPSLQDFSLLLSGMSLMHRSPPRDFERAGEVLQHLVGRRPRAAQPWALLAQWRVLRVTRGLCDDTAAEARHALDHTRRAVECDAENALAPAVEGFVHCHLLKDLAGAQSRLDRALAIKPNEPLAWLFQCVVDGFRGDGERAWNSARRAISLSPLDPMRPYFDGLAASAALAAGLLDDAVMLAERSLRLNRNHLPTLRALAIARVERGELALARELGSRVVALDPDFSLRTYMSGAPRGAAASTRERYSMALRAAGLPP, from the coding sequence ATGCCACTCGATCAAGCACCACGACGCAGGCGTCGCGCGATCCTGGTCGTGGATGTGGTCGAGTCTGTACGGCTCATGCGCTTGCACGAGGATGCGTTCATAGGCCGCTGGCGCCGTTTCACCCGGGAAGTGCAAGTGGAACTGCTACCTGCACACGGCGGCCGGCTGGTCAAAAGCCTGGGTGACGGCATGCTGCTGGATTTCAGGGATGCGCACGCAGCATTGGCTGCTGGGCTGGCCCTGCGCGATTTCGTCGAACGTCACCGCGGCGGAGCGCAAGACCCAGTGGCCTTCGCGCTGCGTATGGGCTTGCATGTGGCCGAGGTGATCGTGGACGAGCTGGACATCTACGGCTCCGGGGTCAACCTGGCTGCCCGCTTGGCCGAGCTGAGTCGACCGGGCGACATCACCATTTCCCCGGAAGCACGCGACGAGTGCGTCGACGGTCTGGACGCGGTGTTCGAAGACCTTGGAGAGGTTTATCTCAAACACATCGACGAGCCAGTGCATGCAATCAGGGTTCACGCCGGCTCGCTGCACCCGGGCATGATCCAGTCCCGTGCCTGGCCCGTCGATCGACTCGACGGTGCCCTGGCGAGCGTAGCGGTGATGCCGTTCGGCGGTTTGACCGCCGACTCACCCATGGGTGAGTTGATTGCCGACAGCGTGATCGCGCACCTGTCTCGCAGCGACAGCCTGCGTGTCATCTCCAGGCTGTCATCGTCGGCACTGGCGACGAGATCGCTCAGCAGCGGCAAGATCGGCGAACTACTGGGTTGCGACCACCTGCTTGCCGGCCGTTGCCTGGCGGTCGGTAGCCGGCGCCTGATAACCGCGGAACTCACCATCGCGGCCACTGGCGAAGTCCTTTGGGCCGACCGGATCGAGTCGAGTGAGGAAGAACTCCTGTCTCCCGATGACCCGGTGACCCGTGAGATCGCCTGGCAAGCTGTGCGCGCGATTCTGGAGCGCAGCCTTCGCCATGCCGTGAATACGCCACTGCCGTCGCTGCAGGACTTCTCTCTGCTGCTGTCCGGCATGTCGCTGATGCACCGATCGCCGCCGCGTGACTTCGAACGTGCAGGCGAGGTCCTGCAACACCTCGTGGGCCGCCGGCCACGGGCCGCGCAGCCGTGGGCCCTGCTGGCGCAATGGCGTGTCTTGCGGGTGACGCGCGGCCTGTGCGACGACACGGCGGCAGAGGCGCGGCATGCGCTGGATCACACGCGCCGCGCGGTGGAATGCGATGCCGAAAATGCCCTGGCACCTGCGGTGGAAGGGTTTGTCCACTGTCATCTGCTCAAAGACCTTGCCGGGGCGCAGTCACGCCTGGACCGCGCGCTGGCCATCAAGCCCAATGAACCCCTCGCCTGGCTGTTCCAGTGCGTGGTGGACGGCTTCCGCGGCGATGGCGAGCGGGCGTGGAACAGCGCGCGGCGCGCCATCTCGCTGTCACCGCTGGACCCGATGCGGCCGTATTTCGATGGGCTTGCCGCCAGTGCGGCATTGGCGGCGGGTCTCCTGGACGACGCGGTGATGTTGGCAGAGCGCTCCTTGCGGCTCAATCGCAATCATCTGCCGACACTTCGCGCGCTTGCCATCGCACGGGTGGAGCGAGGCGAACTGGCGCTGGCCCGTGAACTGGGTTCGCGGGTGGTGGCGCTCGATCCGGATTTCAGTCTTCGCACCTACATGAGCGGCGCTCCGCGAGGCGCGGCCGCCTCCACACGCGAGCGCTACAGCATGGCGTTGCGGGCCGCTGGCTTGCCGCCCTGA
- a CDS encoding phosphatase PAP2 family protein: MALQSGLLGGSAGGSAGGSAGGPAGGSAGGSAGGSAGGSVYADQFANTLFCEALTRTRGAVIDMEESIPQWEMGEPFPDLERRLLRWDPWVRSYLVAQELVSRVRFKLHPTIAGHVTAQFLDDGLDGFVDGVTLIRPTTKTFGEQISLVLSYAELREERTSEILAQIEQHHAFWNALVPIQADRLRHTRELLEAAIQFAVYIEMKFKHELACWRPCDYSAQVQPMLTTPGHGSLPSGHCTQAYVVAEVLKALLNTMQQGPGYRTFNAQLHRLAARIATNRVIAGVHFPVDNVAGRLLGTVLGEYFCFLCGGRGPGSAPSKSVPPWRAGRFDGTKFSGHTDFDPFAQPLRAKEGGAPKPAFYEFGPPKFRAPKEGSGQHSPGYDGTGEAFEPKARSDLMHTLWQRALKECDGLGLVYA, translated from the coding sequence ATGGCTTTGCAATCGGGTTTGCTTGGCGGCTCGGCGGGCGGATCCGCCGGCGGGTCGGCGGGAGGGCCTGCAGGCGGATCGGCCGGGGGGTCGGCTGGTGGGTCCGCAGGCGGCTCGGTGTACGCGGATCAGTTCGCCAACACGCTGTTCTGCGAGGCGCTGACGCGCACTCGCGGTGCGGTGATCGACATGGAGGAGAGCATCCCTCAGTGGGAGATGGGAGAGCCCTTCCCCGATCTCGAACGACGTCTCCTGCGCTGGGATCCGTGGGTGCGCTCCTACCTCGTGGCGCAGGAACTGGTCAGCCGCGTGCGATTCAAGCTGCACCCGACCATCGCGGGCCACGTGACGGCGCAATTCCTGGACGACGGCCTGGACGGCTTCGTGGACGGCGTCACGCTGATTCGGCCGACCACCAAGACGTTTGGTGAGCAGATCAGCCTGGTGCTCTCGTACGCAGAACTGCGTGAGGAGCGAACGTCGGAGATCCTTGCGCAGATAGAGCAACACCACGCGTTCTGGAATGCGCTGGTACCCATCCAGGCCGACCGGCTACGCCACACTCGTGAGCTGCTGGAAGCGGCGATTCAGTTCGCCGTGTACATCGAAATGAAGTTCAAGCATGAGCTGGCGTGCTGGCGGCCCTGCGACTACTCGGCTCAGGTGCAGCCGATGCTCACCACACCCGGCCATGGCTCACTCCCCAGCGGCCATTGCACCCAGGCCTACGTCGTCGCCGAAGTGCTCAAGGCATTGCTCAACACCATGCAGCAAGGACCCGGCTACCGCACCTTCAATGCGCAGTTGCACCGGCTGGCCGCCCGCATCGCCACCAATCGCGTCATTGCCGGCGTGCACTTCCCGGTGGACAACGTGGCCGGGCGGCTGCTGGGCACCGTGCTGGGCGAGTACTTCTGCTTTCTTTGCGGTGGACGAGGTCCCGGCTCGGCGCCGAGCAAGAGCGTGCCGCCTTGGCGGGCCGGACGCTTCGACGGCACAAAATTCTCTGGACACACGGACTTCGATCCGTTCGCTCAGCCATTGAGGGCCAAGGAGGGCGGAGCGCCCAAGCCCGCGTTTTACGAGTTTGGCCCTCCCAAATTCCGCGCTCCGAAGGAAGGCAGTGGCCAGCACAGCCCTGGCTATGACGGCACTGGCGAAGCTTTCGAACCGAAAGCTCGCTCCGATCTGATGCACACCTTGTGGCAACGCGCGCTTAAAGAGTGCGATGGCCTAGGCCTGGTGTACGCATGA
- a CDS encoding S8 family serine peptidase, with product MKKPDAIRKFAQEIARAGGGWITPAYPRTPGHATAFCTAHLTPDYLSAIHAGRAGRMLRRFELQLPVIPQRPSPATSQAPRPPDGQQPSRPQASAELIGVIDSGCPFAHANLRRLGGGTRVLALWSQDDVPVFGANGQCPADFGYGTEVHRDSMDAWMADSVGSLVVNEDICYVRAGLHGLRRRMSHGGAVLDLVAGNRPLHARLPAGDDRPPSWERAADAASKADVVFVDLPRDSVQDSSSGGLGRWLLDGLRYICSCAGPGTQRIVINISNGTSRSTHDGSSLIETAMQDLIQEQKRRGRELHIVVAAGNARDEETHAQLDGLKVGMPVDLQVQVPPACEAPTWITVRVPAGHADHLSLGLTGPRGTDPLQKLKAGEQASLLNGSTHLAAIVFPRPLDDVSSSMALIYIGPTETGGRAPRPSHGVWTMRVQATVDCMPPVDLFISRNQTNPGALVRGRQARFISHYEGYSPDRWRRAAEQDCAPPRSPVRRSTTLNGLATSSASCGLVVVGSRFLRANGVACVSPYSAMGPSAGPYGAPSREDVDHLAPTDMYRGLPGIRVAGNRSGTVVRVNGTSFAAPQVARQLINQPLHITDTPPSPAPPPP from the coding sequence TTGAAGAAGCCAGACGCCATCCGCAAGTTCGCGCAGGAGATCGCAAGGGCAGGAGGCGGCTGGATCACCCCGGCGTACCCCCGCACGCCTGGGCATGCCACCGCCTTCTGCACCGCCCACTTGACGCCGGATTACCTCAGCGCCATTCACGCAGGCCGGGCTGGTCGGATGCTGCGCCGCTTCGAACTTCAGCTCCCCGTGATCCCCCAGCGACCGAGTCCGGCCACATCCCAAGCACCGCGCCCACCAGATGGCCAGCAACCCTCGCGCCCGCAAGCAAGTGCCGAGCTTATCGGCGTGATCGATAGCGGCTGCCCCTTTGCCCATGCCAATCTGCGCAGGCTGGGGGGTGGCACCCGGGTGCTGGCGCTTTGGAGCCAGGACGATGTTCCGGTTTTTGGCGCCAACGGTCAGTGCCCTGCCGACTTTGGTTATGGCACTGAAGTGCACCGGGACAGCATGGACGCGTGGATGGCCGACAGTGTGGGCAGCCTCGTGGTGAACGAGGACATCTGCTATGTCCGCGCAGGCCTGCACGGTTTGCGCCGCCGGATGTCGCACGGCGGCGCCGTGCTGGACCTGGTGGCAGGCAATCGCCCCCTGCACGCGCGACTACCGGCGGGAGACGATCGCCCTCCTTCGTGGGAGCGAGCCGCCGACGCAGCCAGCAAGGCCGATGTCGTGTTCGTCGACCTCCCGCGCGACAGTGTTCAGGATTCCTCCAGCGGGGGACTCGGACGTTGGCTGCTGGACGGGCTGAGATACATCTGCAGCTGTGCGGGTCCGGGGACGCAACGCATCGTGATCAACATCAGCAACGGCACCAGCCGCAGTACCCACGATGGGAGTTCCCTGATTGAAACCGCCATGCAGGATCTCATCCAGGAACAGAAGCGGCGCGGCCGGGAACTGCATATCGTGGTGGCTGCCGGCAACGCGCGCGACGAGGAGACCCATGCCCAGTTGGACGGACTGAAAGTCGGGATGCCGGTCGATTTGCAGGTGCAGGTCCCACCCGCCTGCGAAGCGCCGACGTGGATCACCGTGAGGGTACCCGCGGGCCATGCGGACCATTTGAGTTTGGGTCTGACCGGCCCACGTGGGACGGACCCCTTGCAAAAGCTCAAGGCCGGCGAACAGGCGAGCCTGCTGAACGGCTCCACCCACTTGGCTGCCATTGTGTTTCCCAGACCTTTGGACGACGTCTCTTCAAGCATGGCGTTGATCTACATCGGTCCCACTGAAACCGGTGGACGCGCACCTCGCCCATCACACGGCGTATGGACCATGAGGGTGCAGGCCACTGTCGACTGCATGCCGCCGGTGGATCTTTTCATCAGCCGCAACCAGACCAACCCGGGCGCGTTGGTGCGCGGTCGCCAGGCCCGCTTCATCAGCCACTACGAAGGCTATTCGCCGGACCGCTGGCGCAGAGCTGCGGAGCAGGACTGTGCGCCGCCGAGGTCCCCTGTTCGCCGCTCGACCACGCTGAACGGGCTCGCAACTTCTTCTGCATCTTGCGGACTGGTGGTGGTCGGCAGCAGGTTCTTGCGGGCAAACGGCGTGGCGTGCGTGAGCCCCTACAGCGCCATGGGGCCTTCCGCCGGCCCATACGGCGCGCCCTCGCGCGAAGATGTCGACCACCTCGCGCCCACCGACATGTACCGCGGCCTACCGGGGATCAGGGTCGCCGGCAACAGGTCCGGCACCGTCGTGCGCGTCAACGGCACCAGCTTCGCCGCGCCGCAGGTCGCGCGCCAGCTGATCAATCAGCCGCTGCACATCACGGACACGCCGCCATCACCTGCGCCACCGCCGCCGTGA